Proteins from one Triticum aestivum cultivar Chinese Spring chromosome 7A, IWGSC CS RefSeq v2.1, whole genome shotgun sequence genomic window:
- the LOC123148945 gene encoding ankyrin repeat domain-containing protein EMB506, chloroplastic, which yields MLPWAATASSSSSSAAALLHASPLPASHRAALPRYRPSPFLPPPLSIGFRSPARALPRGGDAFWEEPDDGSGSDYEDEGKQATGQRSSPFPSPFPLSRLVATRQQERQEQELRREIELLLTPEEEAILDQNETADVTKISSPKWHPLHTYALALQIPLMDKLLDNGVDIDLVDKDGFTPLHKAIIGKKEAVISHLLRKGANPHVTDRDGATPLHYAVQVGALQTVKLLIKYRVDVNVADVDGWTPLHLAVQSRNRDITKILLVNGADQTRRTNGGKTPLDLSLCFGRDFNSYDLAKLLKLVPANRGV from the exons ATGCTCCCATGGGCggccacggcctcctcctcctcctcctccgccgccgctctTCTCCATGCCTCTCCACTCCCCGCCTCCCACCGCGCTGCACTACCTCGCTACCGTCCGTCTCCCTTTCTTCCGCCGCCGCTCTCAATTGGCTTCCGTTCCCCGGCACGCGCCCTCCCTCGCGGCGGCGACGCCTTCTGGGAGGAACCAGACGACGGCTCCGGGAGCGACTACGAGGATGAGGGAAAGCAAGCGACCGGACAAAGAAGCTCTCCTTTCCCTTCCCCCTTCCCGCTCTCCAGGCTCGTTGCAACGCGGCAGCAGGAGCGTCAAGAGCAGGAGCTCCGGAGAG AAATCGAGCTTCTCTTAACGCCAGAAGAAGAGGCTATCTTGGATCAGAATGAGACTGCTGATGTCACCAAAATTTCATCA CCAAAATGGCATCCGCTTCATACATACGCATTGGCGCTGCAGATACCTCTGATGGACAAGCTGCTCGACAATGGTGTTGATATCGATTTAGTTGATAAA GATGGTTTCACTCCTCTTCACAAGGCGATAATAGGCAAAAAGGAGGCTGTCATTAGCCATCTCCTAAGAAAAGGAGCAAATCCTCATGTCACAGATAGG GATGGAGCCACACCATTACATTATGCAGTTCAAGTTGGTGCCCTGCAAACCGTGAAGCTGCTGATTAAGTACAGGGTTGATGTTAACGTTGCTGATGTT GATGGCTGGACACCACTGCATTTAGCGGTACAGAGTAGAAATCGAGATATAACAAAGATATTGCTTGTCAATGGTGCTGATCAGACAAGAAGAACCAAT GGTGGGAAGACTCCATTGGACCTGAGCTTATGTTTCGGAAGGGATTTCAACTCATATGATCTGGCAAAGCTTCTCAAACTTGTTCCAGCCAACAGAGGTGTGTGA